One genomic region from Pseudomonas hormoni encodes:
- a CDS encoding SDR family oxidoreductase produces MTTQTSKVAIVTGASRGIGAVIARQLASEGFAVAINYASSATEASKLVVELRQAGHQAIAIKADVANADDVRRMFDEAETQLGKVDVLINNAGILKVMPLAQHTDELFDQNFNIHARGTFNTLREAATRLNAGGRIINFSSSTVGMNLPGYAVYIASKAAVESLTQVFAKEMRGRNITVNAVAPGPVATDLFLHGKSEEQIQTFAKMPPLERLAQPEDISRVVSFLVGPDSAWVNGQILRVNGGLV; encoded by the coding sequence ATGACTACTCAAACTTCGAAAGTTGCCATCGTGACCGGCGCCTCTCGCGGCATCGGCGCTGTCATCGCCAGACAACTGGCCAGCGAAGGGTTCGCCGTCGCCATCAACTACGCCAGCAGCGCCACTGAAGCCTCAAAGCTGGTTGTTGAACTGCGTCAGGCCGGCCATCAAGCCATAGCGATCAAGGCTGACGTGGCCAATGCCGACGACGTGCGCCGGATGTTCGATGAAGCCGAAACGCAGCTGGGCAAAGTCGATGTGTTGATCAACAACGCCGGCATTCTCAAAGTGATGCCGCTGGCGCAGCACACGGACGAACTGTTCGACCAGAACTTCAATATCCACGCTCGCGGCACGTTCAATACATTGCGTGAAGCGGCGACGCGCCTGAACGCTGGCGGGCGGATCATCAACTTCTCCAGCAGTACGGTCGGCATGAACTTGCCGGGTTACGCGGTATACATCGCCAGCAAAGCGGCGGTGGAATCCCTGACTCAGGTGTTCGCCAAGGAAATGCGCGGTCGCAACATCACCGTCAACGCTGTGGCTCCAGGCCCGGTGGCGACCGACCTGTTCCTGCATGGCAAGAGCGAAGAACAGATTCAGACCTTCGCCAAGATGCCGCCGCTGGAACGCCTTGCTCAGCCGGAAGACATCTCCCGCGTGGTGTCCTTCCTCGTCGGCCCTGATTCGGCATGGGTCAACGGGCAAATCCTGCGGGTCAATGGCGGGTTGGTTTAA